A single Streptomyces sp. 2114.4 DNA region contains:
- a CDS encoding universal stress protein: MAGHEIPEPADRKQVADPMADLEAAEKTRHSCDPAFRHGVVVGFDGSMSSERALAYAIGMARRLGSGLIIVHVANRLPTTVWAGCEPPVFVDVPDHRTEVLGLELACADHLTEVPWILVERGGDICHELEEVGQEYEADAIVVGSTHGIVGRIFGSVAGRLARRAQRPVIVIP; this comes from the coding sequence ATGGCCGGTCACGAAATCCCCGAACCCGCGGACCGCAAGCAGGTCGCCGATCCGATGGCGGACCTCGAAGCGGCGGAAAAGACGCGCCACTCCTGCGACCCCGCGTTCCGGCACGGCGTCGTGGTCGGCTTCGACGGCTCCATGTCGAGCGAGCGGGCATTGGCGTATGCAATCGGTATGGCCCGGCGCCTCGGCTCCGGGTTGATCATCGTCCATGTGGCCAACCGGCTGCCGACGACCGTCTGGGCGGGCTGTGAGCCCCCGGTCTTCGTGGACGTGCCGGATCACCGCACCGAAGTCCTCGGTCTGGAGCTGGCCTGCGCCGATCACCTCACCGAGGTCCCCTGGATCCTCGTCGAGCGCGGCGGCGACATCTGCCACGAGCTGGAGGAAGTCGGCCAGGAGTACGAGGCCGACGCGATCGTGGTCGGCTCCACCCACGGCATCGTCGGCCGGATCTTCGGCTCGGTGGCCGGCCGGCTCGCCCGCCGGGCGCAGCGCCCGGTGATAGTGATCCCCTGA
- a CDS encoding GlxA family transcriptional regulator, with amino-acid sequence MSQDSAAVPDAARKLAARRRREIVAVLLFSGGPIFESSIPLSVFGIDRQDAGVPRYRLLVCAGEDAPLRTTGGLELSAPYGLEAISRAGTVVVPAWRSITQAPPPAALDALRRAHEEGARIVGLCTGAFVLAAAGLLDGRPATTHWMYAPTLAKRYPSVHVDPRELFVDDGDVLTSAGTAAGIDLCLHIVRTDHGADAANALARRLVVPPRRTASDMGHQRYLDRSLPEEIGADPLAEVVAWALEHLHEQFDVETLAARAYMSRRTFDRRFRSLTGSAPLQWLITQRVLQAQRLLETSDYSVDEVAGRCGFRSPVALRGHFRRQLGASPAAYRAAYRARRPQNGAPEPALRPERAERAERPERERAALGAGAERFTAAALAGHGLASAEAGEAGKPQSDVYASRLPETAVGRGSVRPVLPGQRERPVG; translated from the coding sequence ATGAGCCAGGACTCCGCTGCCGTACCAGATGCCGCACGCAAGCTCGCCGCCCGACGACGCCGCGAAATAGTCGCGGTGCTCCTCTTCAGCGGCGGCCCCATTTTCGAGAGCTCCATTCCGCTCTCGGTCTTCGGCATCGACCGACAGGACGCAGGCGTTCCGCGGTACCGGCTGCTTGTGTGCGCGGGCGAAGATGCGCCTTTGCGCACGACCGGGGGGCTCGAACTGTCAGCCCCCTACGGGCTGGAGGCGATCTCCCGTGCCGGGACGGTCGTCGTACCGGCCTGGCGCTCCATCACCCAGGCGCCGCCGCCCGCGGCGCTCGACGCGCTGCGCCGCGCGCATGAAGAAGGGGCCAGAATCGTCGGGTTGTGCACGGGGGCGTTCGTCCTCGCCGCGGCCGGACTGCTGGACGGCCGTCCGGCCACGACCCATTGGATGTACGCGCCGACGCTCGCCAAGCGTTATCCGTCCGTCCATGTGGATCCCCGCGAGCTCTTCGTCGATGACGGCGATGTGCTCACGTCCGCGGGAACGGCGGCCGGCATCGACCTGTGTCTGCACATCGTGCGCACCGACCACGGCGCGGACGCCGCCAACGCGCTGGCCCGCCGGCTCGTCGTGCCGCCGCGCCGCACCGCCTCCGATATGGGGCACCAGCGCTACCTCGACAGGTCATTACCTGAAGAAATCGGCGCCGACCCGCTCGCCGAGGTCGTCGCCTGGGCGCTGGAACATCTCCACGAGCAGTTCGACGTGGAGACGCTGGCCGCGCGCGCGTACATGAGCCGCCGCACCTTCGACCGGCGCTTCCGGTCCCTGACGGGGAGCGCTCCGCTGCAGTGGCTGATCACTCAGCGGGTGCTGCAGGCCCAGCGGCTGCTGGAGACCTCCGACTACTCGGTGGACGAGGTCGCGGGGCGCTGCGGCTTCCGCTCGCCGGTCGCCCTGCGCGGCCACTTCCGCAGGCAGCTGGGCGCCTCGCCCGCCGCCTACCGGGCGGCCTACCGCGCACGGCGGCCGCAGAACGGGGCACCCGAGCCCGCGCTCAGACCGGAGCGGGCCGAGCGCGCCGAGCGGCCGGAGCGTGAGCGGGCGGCCCTGGGGGCGGGCGCGGAGCGGTTCACCGCCGCCGCGCTGGCCGGCCACGGCCTGGCCTCCGCCGAAGCGGGCGAAGCGGGCAAACCACAGTCGGATGTGTACGCCTCCCGGCTGCCGGAAACCGCGGTGGGGAGGGGAAGCGTCCGCCCCGTGCTGCCCGGGCAGCGCGAGCGCCCCGTAGGGTGA
- the orn gene encoding oligoribonuclease: MNDRMVWIDCEMTGLSLANDALIEVAALVTDSELNVLGDGVDVVIRPPAEALGTMPEVVRQMHTASGLLEELDGGTTLEAAEAQVLAYIKQHVPEPRKAPLCGNSVGTDRGFLLRDMPTLEDYLHYRIVDVSSVKELARRWYPRAYFNSPDKSGNHRALADIRESIAELRYYREAVFVPQPGPDSDTAKAIAAKHVLPAEPQSTP; the protein is encoded by the coding sequence ATGAACGATCGCATGGTGTGGATCGACTGCGAGATGACCGGCCTCTCGCTGGCGAATGACGCGCTCATCGAGGTGGCCGCTCTGGTCACCGACTCGGAGCTGAATGTGCTGGGCGACGGGGTGGATGTGGTGATCCGGCCCCCGGCCGAAGCACTCGGCACCATGCCGGAGGTGGTGCGCCAGATGCACACCGCCTCCGGGCTGCTGGAGGAACTGGACGGCGGCACGACGCTGGAGGCGGCCGAGGCACAGGTGCTTGCGTACATCAAGCAGCATGTGCCGGAGCCGCGGAAGGCGCCGCTGTGCGGCAACTCCGTCGGCACCGACCGCGGCTTCCTGCTGCGGGACATGCCGACGCTGGAGGACTACCTCCACTACCGGATCGTCGATGTCTCGTCCGTGAAGGAGCTGGCCCGGCGCTGGTATCCGCGGGCCTACTTCAACAGCCCGGACAAGAGCGGCAACCACCGGGCGCTGGCGGACATCCGTGAATCCATCGCGGAACTGCGCTACTACCGGGAGGCGGTCTTCGTGCCGCAGCCCGGCCCCGACTCGGACACCGCGAAGGCCATTGCCGCCAAGCACGTCCTTCCTGCTGAGCCGCAGTCCACGCCGTAG
- a CDS encoding NAD(P)-dependent oxidoreductase, whose translation MSTIALFGANGTIGSRILHEALRRGHRVTAVVRDPAKITVSHPDLTVITGDALDPASVAAVAQGRDVLVSAVGGGDGPGHTATIRPAAESLVAGLRTLGDTAPRLISVGGAGSLRTPDGARVWDAEGLPAFLLEIMHAHGDALDFYRSVSDVRWTSLSPAATIEPGERTGSYRTALDDLITDAGGASRITTEDYAVAVVDEIEQPRHVGERFTVGY comes from the coding sequence ATGTCCACGATCGCGCTCTTCGGGGCCAACGGCACCATCGGAAGCCGCATCCTCCACGAGGCCCTGCGGCGCGGCCACCGGGTCACCGCGGTCGTCCGCGACCCCGCGAAGATCACCGTCAGCCACCCGGACCTGACCGTGATCACCGGCGACGCCCTCGACCCGGCGTCCGTCGCCGCCGTGGCCCAGGGCCGGGACGTCCTGGTCAGCGCGGTCGGCGGCGGCGACGGACCGGGCCACACCGCCACGATCAGGCCCGCCGCCGAGTCCCTTGTCGCCGGGCTGCGCACCCTCGGCGACACGGCACCCCGGCTGATCTCCGTCGGCGGCGCCGGCTCGCTGCGCACGCCGGACGGCGCACGGGTCTGGGACGCGGAGGGCCTGCCCGCCTTCCTGCTGGAGATCATGCACGCCCACGGCGATGCGCTGGACTTCTACCGCTCCGTCTCCGATGTGCGCTGGACCAGCCTCAGTCCGGCCGCCACCATCGAGCCCGGCGAGCGCACCGGCAGCTACCGCACCGCCCTCGACGACCTGATCACCGACGCCGGGGGCGCCAGCCGGATCACCACCGAGGACTACGCCGTCGCCGTCGTCGACGAAATAGAGCAGCCCCGCCACGTCGGCGAGCGCTTCACCGTCGGCTACTGA
- a CDS encoding AraC family transcriptional regulator: protein MVKMRQESRVPSPEIPEVAFSAPAGRPTGVEVLTLAELRARADACQLSAPHRPGFHHLLVLDGGRLVHSVDFREHVLAPGDLLWSRPGQVQHFGDLTGAEGRLVLFEAGFLDPATAAAARVEDWYGPAVRHPAGAAARGVDAAMRQLHGEFGSLGGLPLEIHLEVLRHLLAVLVLRAAHPDGEADGAGDGSCAASAAYLRFRDAVERDFTRSRRVADYARALGYAPRTLSRATEAVAGVGAKEFIDRRVVLEAKRLLAHGDRSAARIADRLGFADAPNFSKFFQRQTGTTPIAFRTAVRSGAA, encoded by the coding sequence ATGGTGAAAATGCGACAGGAGAGCCGGGTGCCGTCGCCGGAGATCCCGGAGGTGGCGTTCTCGGCGCCGGCCGGGCGGCCGACGGGGGTGGAGGTGCTGACGCTCGCGGAGCTGCGGGCGCGCGCGGACGCCTGTCAGCTGTCCGCCCCGCACCGCCCCGGCTTCCACCATCTGCTGGTCCTGGACGGCGGCCGGCTGGTGCACAGCGTCGACTTCCGCGAGCACGTCCTCGCGCCGGGCGATCTGCTGTGGTCGCGACCCGGGCAGGTCCAGCACTTCGGTGATCTGACGGGCGCGGAGGGGCGGCTGGTGCTCTTCGAGGCCGGCTTCCTGGATCCGGCGACCGCGGCCGCGGCCCGGGTCGAGGACTGGTACGGGCCGGCCGTACGGCATCCGGCGGGCGCCGCGGCCCGGGGCGTGGACGCGGCGATGCGGCAGCTGCACGGGGAGTTCGGGTCGCTGGGCGGGCTGCCGCTGGAGATCCATCTCGAGGTGCTGCGGCATCTGCTGGCCGTCCTGGTGCTGCGGGCCGCGCATCCGGACGGGGAGGCGGACGGGGCCGGGGACGGGTCCTGTGCGGCGAGCGCGGCCTATCTGCGCTTCCGGGACGCAGTGGAGCGGGACTTCACCCGCAGCCGCCGGGTCGCCGACTACGCCCGCGCGCTGGGCTACGCCCCGCGCACCCTCTCCCGCGCCACCGAGGCCGTCGCCGGGGTGGGGGCCAAGGAGTTCATCGACCGGCGGGTGGTGCTGGAGGCCAAGCGGCTGCTGGCGCACGGCGACCGTTCCGCGGCCCGCATCGCGGACCGGCTGGGCTTCGCCGACGCCCCCAACTTCAGCAAGTTCTTCCAGCGGCAGACGGGCACCACCCCGATCGCGTTCCGCACGGCGGTACGCAGCGGCGCGGCCTGA
- a CDS encoding chitinase — MSSSAHRRRKSRTTQLIVSGAAVLVAAGGAFAVAGSALAAKAPRTTAGAQAPKAAAGFAPYVDTSLAPAHDLAGTARKTGVKNFHLAFVTSGGGCTPKWGGSGELGNDQVARQIPALRKAGGDVRVSFGGATGTELGAACGSADELAAAYGKVIDRFKLTKADFDIEGGALPDTAANTRRARALTQLQKKHPGLDVSFTLPVMPEGLTQDGVNLVADAKKNGVKISAVNIMAMDYGASYSGDMGTYAIQAATATQGQLKKALGLSEAAAWRTVAVTPMIGVNDVQNEVFRADDATQLVKFAKKKHLAWLSMWSATRDQACPGGAATSAQPTCSSVQQKPLDFTKAFAKYTG, encoded by the coding sequence ATGAGTTCTTCGGCACACCGCCGGCGCAAGAGCCGCACCACCCAGCTGATCGTGAGCGGCGCCGCCGTCCTGGTCGCGGCCGGCGGCGCCTTCGCCGTCGCCGGGTCCGCCCTGGCCGCCAAGGCACCGCGGACCACCGCCGGCGCGCAGGCCCCGAAGGCCGCCGCCGGCTTCGCCCCGTACGTCGACACCTCGCTCGCCCCCGCCCACGACCTGGCCGGCACCGCCCGGAAGACCGGGGTCAAGAACTTCCACCTCGCCTTCGTCACCTCCGGCGGCGGCTGCACCCCCAAGTGGGGCGGCTCCGGTGAGCTCGGCAACGACCAGGTGGCCCGGCAGATACCCGCCCTGCGCAAGGCCGGCGGCGACGTCCGGGTCTCCTTCGGCGGTGCCACCGGCACCGAGCTCGGGGCGGCCTGCGGCTCCGCGGACGAACTGGCCGCCGCCTACGGCAAGGTCATCGACCGGTTCAAGCTCACCAAAGCCGACTTCGACATCGAGGGCGGCGCCCTGCCCGACACCGCCGCCAACACCCGCCGCGCCCGCGCCCTCACCCAGCTCCAGAAGAAGCACCCCGGCCTGGACGTCTCCTTCACCCTGCCGGTGATGCCCGAGGGCCTGACGCAGGACGGGGTGAACCTGGTCGCCGACGCCAAGAAGAACGGCGTCAAGATCTCCGCCGTCAACATCATGGCGATGGACTACGGCGCCTCCTACAGCGGCGACATGGGCACCTACGCGATCCAGGCCGCCACCGCCACCCAGGGCCAGCTCAAGAAGGCGCTCGGCCTGAGCGAGGCGGCCGCCTGGAGGACCGTGGCCGTGACCCCGATGATCGGCGTCAACGACGTGCAGAACGAGGTCTTCCGGGCCGACGACGCCACCCAGCTGGTGAAGTTCGCCAAGAAGAAGCACCTGGCCTGGCTGTCGATGTGGTCCGCCACCCGCGACCAGGCCTGCCCGGGCGGTGCCGCCACCTCGGCGCAGCCCACCTGCAGCTCCGTCCAGCAGAAGCCGCTGGACTTCACCAAGGCCTTCGCCAAGTACACCGGCTGA
- a CDS encoding HAMP domain-containing sensor histidine kinase, with product MRWALVKVALAVTTMVVVAFAVPLGLVVKELARDRAYSNAERQAATIGPVLAITTDRTQLERAVASAETGPGGRIGVHVPAGGRNGKPAELGSRRAAQADVAAAAKLGRASISPVPGGSALLQPTAVASGIAVVEVFVPDAALTKGVATSWVVLAGVGLALIIGSVAVADRLGTRMVRPAKRLAGAAHDLGTGKLGVRVPEDGPHELRSAASAFNAMADQVVQLLANERELAADLSHRLRTPLTVLRLNAASLGDTSAAEQTRAAVEQLEREVDQIIRTAREQKAQTRQAAAAAGCDAAEVIRERMDFWSALAEDEGRTVRVAGADRPVRVPVARPELAAALDAMLGNVFRHTPEGTAFAVDVHNAEDAVIVLVSDAGGGIDDPDAALRRGWSGGGGRGHRPAVAGGGSTGLGLDIVRRLAESTGGDVRIGRSVLGGTEVRVWLALDDRRARTGARRGHRLRRTLGVRRRRTARTGS from the coding sequence ATGAGATGGGCCCTGGTCAAGGTGGCGCTGGCCGTCACCACCATGGTCGTCGTCGCGTTCGCCGTCCCCCTCGGACTGGTCGTCAAGGAGCTGGCCCGCGACCGCGCCTACTCCAATGCCGAACGGCAGGCCGCCACCATCGGCCCGGTCCTCGCCATCACCACCGACCGCACCCAGCTCGAACGCGCCGTCGCCAGTGCCGAGACCGGCCCCGGCGGCCGGATCGGCGTGCACGTCCCGGCGGGCGGCCGGAACGGCAAGCCCGCCGAGCTCGGCTCCCGGCGCGCGGCACAAGCGGATGTGGCGGCCGCGGCCAAGCTCGGCCGGGCCTCCATCTCCCCGGTCCCCGGCGGCTCCGCGCTGCTTCAGCCGACCGCCGTCGCGTCCGGTATCGCGGTCGTCGAGGTCTTCGTCCCCGACGCGGCGCTCACCAAGGGAGTCGCCACCTCCTGGGTGGTGCTCGCCGGGGTCGGCCTCGCGCTGATCATCGGCTCGGTCGCCGTCGCCGACCGGCTCGGCACCCGCATGGTGCGGCCCGCGAAGCGGCTGGCCGGCGCCGCTCACGACCTCGGCACGGGCAAGCTCGGCGTCCGCGTTCCGGAGGACGGCCCCCACGAACTGCGGTCCGCGGCCAGCGCCTTCAACGCCATGGCCGACCAGGTCGTCCAACTGCTCGCCAACGAACGCGAACTGGCCGCCGACCTCTCGCACCGGCTGCGTACCCCGCTGACCGTCCTGCGGCTCAACGCCGCCTCCCTCGGCGACACCTCGGCCGCCGAGCAGACCCGGGCCGCCGTCGAGCAACTGGAGCGCGAGGTCGACCAGATCATCCGCACCGCTCGTGAGCAGAAGGCCCAGACCCGGCAGGCCGCCGCTGCGGCGGGCTGTGACGCCGCCGAGGTGATCCGCGAACGGATGGACTTCTGGTCGGCGCTCGCCGAGGACGAGGGCCGCACCGTCCGCGTCGCCGGTGCGGACCGCCCCGTACGCGTCCCCGTCGCCCGCCCCGAACTCGCCGCCGCCCTGGACGCAATGCTCGGCAACGTCTTCCGCCACACCCCCGAGGGCACCGCCTTCGCGGTCGATGTCCACAACGCCGAGGACGCGGTGATCGTGCTGGTCTCGGACGCCGGCGGCGGCATCGACGACCCGGACGCGGCGCTGCGCCGCGGCTGGTCGGGCGGGGGCGGTCGGGGGCACCGCCCAGCGGTAGCCGGGGGAGGCTCCACCGGCCTCGGCCTGGACATCGTGCGACGGCTGGCCGAGTCCACCGGCGGCGATGTGCGCATCGGCCGCTCCGTCCTCGGCGGCACCGAGGTCCGGGTCTGGCTGGCGTTGGACGACCGGCGCGCCCGCACCGGCGCCCGCCGCGGCCACCGGCTGCGCCGCACGCTCGGCGTCCGGCGCCGGCGGACCGCGCGCACCGGCTCCTGA
- a CDS encoding response regulator transcription factor — protein sequence MARVLVVEDDQFVRSALIRHLTEAAHTVRSVGTALEALREVAHVGFDVVILDLGLPDLDGGEALKMLRGITDVPVIIATARDNEADIVRLLNDGADDYLTKPFSVEHLSARMTAVLRRSRAAAAGAKAPSRVIRVGGLSIDPLRRQAELDGATLDLTRREFDLLAFLAGRPGVVVPRKELLAEVWQQSYGDDQTIDVHLSWLRRKLGETAARPRYLHTLRGVGVKLEPPR from the coding sequence ATGGCACGTGTGCTCGTCGTCGAGGACGACCAGTTCGTACGCTCGGCTCTGATCCGGCATCTGACCGAGGCCGCCCACACGGTACGCAGCGTCGGTACCGCTCTGGAAGCGCTCCGCGAGGTGGCGCACGTCGGCTTCGACGTCGTCATCCTCGACCTCGGCCTCCCCGATCTCGATGGCGGCGAGGCGCTGAAGATGCTCCGCGGCATCACCGATGTCCCCGTGATCATCGCCACCGCCCGCGACAACGAGGCCGACATCGTCCGGCTGCTGAACGACGGTGCCGACGACTACCTCACCAAGCCGTTCTCCGTGGAGCACCTGTCGGCCCGGATGACGGCCGTACTGCGCCGCTCCCGGGCCGCCGCGGCCGGTGCCAAGGCGCCCTCACGAGTGATCCGGGTCGGCGGCCTGTCCATCGACCCGCTGCGCCGGCAGGCCGAACTGGACGGCGCCACCCTCGATCTGACCCGCAGGGAGTTCGACCTGCTGGCCTTCCTCGCCGGGCGCCCCGGCGTCGTCGTCCCCCGCAAGGAACTCCTCGCCGAGGTCTGGCAGCAGTCCTACGGCGACGACCAGACCATCGACGTCCATCTGTCCTGGCTGCGCCGCAAGCTGGGCGAAACCGCGGCGCGGCCCCGGTACCTGCACACCCTGCGGGGCGTGGGCGTGAAGCTGGAGCCGCCGCGATGA
- a CDS encoding spermidine synthase — translation MAKSRRGRGGPESVTETVDGGLAELRPDRDRTRGWTLLIDGAPQSHVDLDDPAYLDFSYQRRLGHVADLAGPAGKPLRAVHLGGGALTLARYVAATRPRSTQQVVEIDAPLVDLVRRQLPWDSGWRIRVRGGDARAGLAKIPDGWADLIIADVFGGARTPAHLTSTEFLTEVHRALRPGGFYAANLADGPPLRFLRGQIATAHTVFPELCLTADPAVLRGKRFGNAVLLAADGPLPVAELTRRAATDPQAGRVEHGRALLDFTGGAAPVTDATALASPAPPAAAFD, via the coding sequence ATGGCGAAGAGCAGACGCGGGCGCGGCGGACCGGAGTCCGTCACCGAAACGGTGGACGGCGGGCTCGCCGAGCTACGGCCCGACCGGGACCGGACGCGCGGCTGGACGCTGCTGATCGACGGTGCCCCGCAGTCGCATGTGGACCTCGACGACCCGGCATATCTGGACTTCTCCTATCAGCGGCGGCTCGGGCACGTCGCCGACCTGGCCGGGCCCGCGGGCAAACCGCTGCGCGCCGTCCATCTCGGTGGCGGCGCCCTGACCCTGGCCCGCTATGTCGCGGCCACCCGCCCGCGGTCCACCCAGCAGGTGGTGGAGATCGACGCCCCGCTCGTCGACCTCGTGCGCCGTCAGCTGCCGTGGGACAGCGGCTGGCGGATACGGGTGCGCGGCGGTGACGCCCGGGCCGGCCTGGCGAAGATCCCGGACGGCTGGGCGGACCTGATCATCGCCGATGTCTTCGGCGGTGCGCGCACGCCCGCGCACCTGACCAGCACCGAATTCCTGACGGAGGTCCACCGGGCGCTGCGGCCCGGCGGGTTCTACGCGGCGAACCTCGCGGACGGGCCGCCCCTGCGGTTCCTGCGGGGTCAGATCGCCACGGCCCACACGGTCTTCCCCGAGCTGTGCCTGACCGCCGACCCGGCCGTACTGCGCGGCAAACGCTTCGGCAACGCGGTCCTGCTGGCCGCCGACGGGCCGCTGCCGGTCGCCGAGCTGACCCGGCGGGCGGCCACCGATCCGCAGGCCGGCCGCGTCGAACACGGCCGGGCGCTGCTGGACTTCACCGGCGGTGCGGCACCGGTCACCGACGCCACGGCCCTCGCCTCGCCCGCCCCGCCGGCCGCTGCCTTCGACTGA
- a CDS encoding chaplin yields the protein MNRFVKAAAVSAASCAVVLSGAGIASASGDGHHGGRGHNHFRSDHRALYNHRSGANAAGFAAGSPGILSGNNVQVPINIPINICGNSISVASLLNPAFGNVCINR from the coding sequence ATGAACCGCTTTGTCAAGGCCGCCGCGGTGAGTGCGGCCAGCTGCGCCGTAGTGCTCAGTGGCGCAGGCATTGCCTCAGCCAGCGGGGACGGTCACCACGGCGGTCGTGGTCACAACCACTTCCGCAGTGACCACCGGGCCCTCTACAACCACCGCTCCGGTGCCAACGCGGCGGGCTTTGCCGCAGGCTCCCCGGGCATCCTCAGTGGCAACAATGTCCAGGTTCCGATCAACATCCCGATCAACATCTGCGGCAACAGCATCAGCGTCGCCTCGTTGCTGAACCCGGCTTTCGGGAACGTCTGCATCAACCGATGA
- a CDS encoding glycosyltransferase family 4 protein — translation MLPQDLQCQERPTVLHVSRPVDGGVARVVTDLVRAQMAAGLRAVVAAPPGGVLHREAAAAGAEVVPWQARRAPGPALAGERGRLARLIRRLGPDLVHTHGAKAGLAARLAVRGRIPTVHQPHTWSFESADGTASRPALGCERYTARWADRVLCVSEAERLRGAEAGVPARWAVIRNGVDLDRCAPACREDAVRRALRRDLPALGDLPPDAPLVVCVGRLCPRKGQLSLLRAWPAVRAVVPDARLVLVGDGPDRELLHAAAPPGVRFAGAARDAVPWYRAADLVVLPSHRESMALAPLEAMACGRPVVVTDVGGARESLPPGAAPHCLVPAADPAALARAVCGLLTRPQLRGALGRRALEHMRAEYDVRDTAAAVLGLYRELLGAACPESRERVSR, via the coding sequence GTGCTGCCGCAAGACCTGCAGTGCCAAGAGCGGCCAACGGTTCTCCATGTCTCCCGTCCCGTCGACGGCGGGGTCGCCCGGGTCGTCACCGACCTGGTGCGTGCCCAGATGGCCGCCGGGCTGCGGGCCGTGGTCGCCGCACCGCCCGGTGGGGTGCTGCACCGGGAAGCCGCCGCGGCGGGCGCCGAGGTGGTGCCGTGGCAGGCGCGCCGCGCCCCGGGCCCGGCACTCGCCGGGGAGAGGGGGCGGCTGGCCCGGCTGATCCGGCGGCTCGGCCCGGACCTCGTCCATACGCACGGCGCCAAGGCCGGGCTCGCCGCCCGCCTGGCCGTGCGGGGCCGGATCCCGACGGTCCATCAGCCGCACACCTGGTCCTTCGAGTCGGCCGACGGGACGGCGTCGCGGCCGGCCCTCGGCTGTGAGCGGTACACCGCGCGCTGGGCGGACCGGGTGCTGTGTGTGAGCGAGGCGGAGCGGCTGCGGGGCGCCGAAGCGGGGGTGCCGGCCCGGTGGGCGGTGATCCGCAACGGGGTGGACCTGGACCGTTGTGCGCCCGCCTGCCGTGAGGACGCGGTGCGGCGTGCGCTGCGCCGGGACCTGCCCGCCCTCGGCGATCTGCCGCCGGACGCGCCGCTGGTGGTGTGTGTGGGGCGGCTGTGTCCGCGGAAGGGCCAGCTGTCGCTGTTGCGGGCCTGGCCCGCGGTCCGTGCGGTCGTCCCGGACGCCCGGCTGGTGCTGGTCGGCGACGGCCCGGACCGGGAGCTGCTGCATGCCGCCGCACCCCCCGGTGTCCGGTTCGCGGGCGCGGCACGGGACGCCGTCCCCTGGTACCGGGCGGCGGATCTGGTCGTCCTCCCCTCCCACCGGGAAAGCATGGCGCTGGCCCCTCTGGAGGCGATGGCCTGCGGCCGCCCCGTGGTGGTCACCGATGTCGGCGGGGCCCGCGAGAGCCTGCCGCCCGGGGCCGCGCCGCACTGTCTGGTGCCGGCCGCGGACCCGGCCGCCCTGGCAAGAGCCGTATGCGGGCTGCTGACCCGCCCTCAGCTGCGCGGCGCGCTGGGCCGGCGGGCCCTGGAGCACATGCGGGCGGAGTACGACGTGCGGGACACCGCGGCGGCCGTCCTCGGGCTGTACCGCGAACTGCTCGGCGCGGCGTGTCCGGAGAGCAGGGAGCGAGTCAGCCGATGA